In Pseudomonadales bacterium, a single window of DNA contains:
- a CDS encoding nuclear transport factor 2 family protein — translation MDASQATAIVDKYLDAATRQDVAAISKLYADHAVVEDPVGTEPHRGIEAITGFYTRSLAGGARMQRVGSVRCAGNSAAFCFDVHVGGMKIEVLDVFEFGLDGKIVSMKAYWGPDNVVQ, via the coding sequence ATGGACGCCAGCCAGGCCACCGCCATCGTCGACAAGTACCTGGACGCCGCCACACGCCAGGATGTAGCTGCAATCAGCAAGCTCTATGCGGACCACGCCGTGGTCGAGGATCCGGTCGGCACCGAACCGCACCGCGGCATCGAAGCGATCACCGGTTTCTACACCCGCAGCCTCGCGGGCGGGGCACGTATGCAGCGCGTCGGCAGCGTGCGCTGCGCGGGCAACTCGGCAGCCTTCTGCTTCGACGTGCATGTAGGCGGCATGAAGATCGAGGTCCTCGACGTGTTCGAGTTTGGCCTCGACGGCAAGATCGTTTCCATGAAGGCGTACTGGGGCCCAGACAACGTCGTGCAATAG
- a CDS encoding dicarboxylate/amino acid:cation symporter, giving the protein MKKLALHWQILIAILLAGLAGWLSGTEAGIGPLRFHAVYGFLGTIFIKALKMIIVPLIFSSIVVGITGIGRAGDVGRLGARTLAIYMGTGLLAVLLGLACVNLVRPGFADGRPVGEQLALHADGAEVAASLQNHGGIGELVAIFERMVPENVVATASDNSDMLALIVFALLFGFFIARAGDEHAEPLFNFWNAVFHVMMDITALVMRFAPLGVFGLVASVVAETGFDAVRPLALFALTVTVALAIHAFVTMPLLIRLLAAVPAWRLYRAMSPALLTAFSTASSSGTLPVTMECMERQAGISNRISSFVLPLGATVNMNGTALYECMAVIFLAQAYGIELGLTTQVLIVISALLTSIGVAGVPSASLVAIGMILTMVGIPVEAMGVLFVFDRILDMLRTSVNVFGDGAAALIVARMEGEQTALAATPLRERIYR; this is encoded by the coding sequence ATGAAGAAGCTTGCACTGCACTGGCAGATCCTGATCGCGATCCTGCTTGCCGGATTGGCAGGGTGGTTGAGCGGCACCGAGGCTGGCATCGGGCCACTGCGTTTTCACGCGGTGTACGGTTTCCTCGGCACGATCTTCATCAAGGCCCTGAAAATGATCATCGTGCCGCTGATCTTCTCGTCGATCGTGGTGGGCATCACCGGCATCGGGCGCGCAGGAGACGTCGGCCGGCTCGGCGCCAGGACGCTCGCCATCTACATGGGTACAGGCCTGCTGGCGGTACTGCTCGGACTGGCCTGCGTGAACCTGGTCCGCCCGGGCTTTGCTGACGGCAGGCCGGTCGGAGAGCAGCTCGCCTTGCACGCCGACGGAGCCGAGGTGGCCGCGTCGCTGCAGAATCATGGCGGGATCGGCGAACTGGTCGCGATCTTCGAACGCATGGTTCCGGAAAACGTCGTCGCCACCGCCTCGGACAACAGCGACATGCTGGCGCTGATCGTGTTCGCGCTGCTGTTCGGCTTCTTCATCGCGCGTGCCGGCGACGAGCACGCCGAGCCGCTGTTCAACTTCTGGAACGCCGTGTTTCACGTGATGATGGACATCACCGCGCTGGTGATGCGCTTCGCACCGCTCGGCGTGTTCGGACTGGTCGCGAGCGTGGTTGCCGAAACAGGTTTCGACGCCGTACGCCCGCTGGCGCTGTTCGCGCTGACAGTAACGGTTGCCCTCGCAATACACGCCTTCGTCACGATGCCGTTGCTGATCCGCCTGCTGGCCGCAGTCCCCGCATGGCGTCTCTACCGGGCGATGTCGCCTGCGCTGCTGACGGCCTTTTCCACGGCTTCCTCATCGGGAACGCTGCCGGTCACGATGGAATGCATGGAGCGCCAGGCGGGAATTTCCAACCGCATCTCGAGTTTCGTGCTTCCGCTGGGGGCAACCGTCAACATGAACGGTACCGCGCTCTACGAATGCATGGCGGTGATCTTCCTTGCCCAGGCGTACGGGATCGAACTCGGACTGACCACGCAGGTGCTGATCGTGATCAGCGCGCTGCTCACCTCGATCGGCGTGGCGGGAGTTCCTTCGGCGTCACTGGTGGCCATCGGCATGATCCTCACCATGGTGGGCATTCCGGTCGAGGCAATGGGGGTACTGTTCGTGTTCGACCGCATCCTCGACATGTTGCGCACCAGTGTGAACGTGTTCGGCGATGGCGCTGCAGCACTGATCGTCGCGCGCATGGAAGGAGAACAGACGGCACTGGCCGCGACCCCGCTGCGCGAGCGTATCTATCGCTGA
- a CDS encoding PPOX class F420-dependent oxidoreductase, translating into MTITLDKARYLNLATWKRDGTTVETPVWFAEHRGAYYVFSAGETGKVRRLRNSPRARIAPCDHRGRVLGDWVDAQAVIVSDPREEQTAYRALRRKYGWQMHMLDFFSRLGGKIGQRAVIRIRTRTGSRTGTVRGRKTRRAR; encoded by the coding sequence ATGACAATAACACTGGACAAGGCACGCTACCTCAATCTCGCAACCTGGAAGCGTGATGGCACGACGGTCGAGACTCCGGTCTGGTTCGCAGAACACCGTGGAGCGTATTACGTGTTTTCCGCGGGCGAAACCGGCAAGGTACGACGGTTGCGCAATTCACCACGTGCGCGTATCGCACCGTGCGACCACCGCGGTCGCGTGCTTGGCGACTGGGTCGACGCACAGGCCGTGATCGTCAGCGACCCACGCGAGGAGCAGACGGCGTACCGCGCGCTGCGCCGCAAGTACGGCTGGCAGATGCATATGCTCGATTTCTTCTCGCGTCTGGGCGGCAAGATCGGTCAGCGCGCCGTGATCCGCATCCGCACCCGTACCGGCTCCCGCACCGGAACCGTCCGTGGTCGCAAGACGCGGCGTGCACGCTGA
- the cmoB gene encoding tRNA 5-methoxyuridine(34)/uridine 5-oxyacetic acid(34) synthase CmoB produces MNMLATLEGALAAFPPARAREQLYAALTARTEALHHGDAAAWEAALAALPPLLAQDVDPGAAAVRVGRRSDASDAERARLRAALQALHPWRKGPFELFGMTIDSEWRSDLKWERVARHIEVGGHCVLDVGCGNGYYAWRMRGAGAAFVLGIDPTLRFLAQFLAVQRYIGDPCVVLLPLRAEDLPARLGCFDTALSMGVLYHRRSPFEHLGELFEALRPGGQLLLETLLVDGDATRVLVPRERYAMMRNVWFIPSADALALWLERAGFTGVRLAELTPTTSAEQRRTEWMRFESLTDFLDPTDPQRTREGHPAPLRGIFVARRP; encoded by the coding sequence ATGAACATGCTTGCAACCCTCGAAGGTGCACTCGCTGCGTTCCCGCCTGCGAGGGCACGCGAGCAACTGTACGCTGCGCTGACTGCACGTACGGAAGCGCTGCACCATGGTGACGCAGCGGCGTGGGAGGCAGCGCTCGCGGCACTCCCGCCGCTGCTCGCGCAGGATGTGGATCCGGGCGCGGCCGCCGTACGCGTCGGGCGCCGCTCAGACGCCAGTGACGCCGAGCGCGCACGCCTGCGCGCCGCGCTGCAGGCGCTGCACCCCTGGCGCAAGGGCCCGTTCGAGCTGTTCGGCATGACCATCGACAGCGAGTGGCGCTCGGACCTGAAATGGGAACGCGTCGCACGCCACATCGAAGTCGGCGGACACTGCGTGCTCGATGTCGGCTGCGGCAACGGCTACTACGCCTGGCGGATGCGAGGCGCCGGTGCCGCATTCGTGCTCGGGATCGATCCCACGCTGCGCTTCCTCGCCCAGTTCCTCGCCGTGCAACGCTATATCGGCGATCCGTGTGTGGTGCTGCTGCCGCTGCGCGCCGAGGATCTGCCGGCGCGCCTCGGGTGTTTCGACACCGCGTTGTCGATGGGTGTGCTGTACCACCGTCGCTCACCGTTCGAGCACCTCGGCGAACTTTTCGAGGCGCTGCGCCCCGGTGGTCAACTGCTGCTGGAGACACTACTGGTCGATGGCGACGCCACGCGGGTGCTGGTGCCGCGGGAGCGCTATGCGATGATGCGCAACGTCTGGTTCATTCCGTCCGCCGACGCGCTGGCGCTATGGCTCGAGCGCGCCGGATTCACCGGTGTACGACTGGCCGAACTGACGCCGACCACCAGCGCCGAACAGCGACGCACCGAGTGGATGCGGTTCGAATCGCTGACCGATTTTCTCGACCCGACTGATCCGCAACGCACCCGCGAAGGCCATCCGGCGCCGTTGCGCGGTATCTTTGTGGCCCGGCGCCCATGA
- a CDS encoding septation protein IspZ produces the protein MKQIAELIPVILFFATYQLDGRTLGVAGWEYRFDGIYSATAVLMIATVVQLVLTRLVSGHVERRLLLLTAVVCAFGGATLALHNELFIQWKPTIFNWALAAAFLVTRAWSGRTVMERAIGTQLELPAQAWRKVDTLWIANFLIVGSLNLFVAYRFSESAWVSYKLYSSIGFTLLVTALTVALLMPYMKNDGEPPAGSC, from the coding sequence ATGAAACAGATCGCAGAACTGATTCCGGTCATCCTGTTCTTTGCCACCTATCAACTCGACGGACGCACGCTCGGAGTCGCCGGTTGGGAGTACCGTTTCGACGGCATCTATTCCGCCACTGCGGTACTGATGATCGCCACGGTGGTGCAACTGGTGCTCACGCGCCTGGTCAGCGGACACGTGGAAAGGCGCCTGCTGCTGCTGACCGCCGTCGTTTGCGCTTTCGGGGGCGCCACGCTGGCCTTGCACAACGAACTGTTCATCCAGTGGAAGCCGACGATCTTCAACTGGGCGCTCGCGGCAGCATTCCTCGTCACGCGCGCATGGAGTGGGCGCACGGTAATGGAGCGCGCCATCGGCACCCAGCTCGAGCTTCCGGCGCAAGCCTGGCGCAAGGTGGACACGCTGTGGATCGCGAACTTCCTGATCGTCGGTTCGCTGAACCTGTTCGTCGCCTACCGGTTCAGCGAGTCGGCGTGGGTCAGCTACAAGCTGTACAGTTCGATCGGCTTCACGCTGCTGGTTACGGCGCTGACCGTGGCGCTGCTGATGCCTTATATGAAGAACGACGGCGAACCGCCCGCCGGCTCCTGCTGA
- a CDS encoding TIGR04211 family SH3 domain-containing protein, with product MLFRLIVTALLGSFLLSQPATAQDRRYVDDTRSVPLRSDAFAEASPIRAGVPSGSAVTLLSERAETGWALVRTEDGTEGWIPTRYLKREAGPRYQIINALRQLGQPDDGSVALSAAIEQARKQLDETVTARDALLAELAELKKVSGSAQQLDASNREMGRQLEEMKNRIGVLEAENQRLHDDAWQKWFINGVWATGIGGVLTLLLPRLVPQRRRRSEWT from the coding sequence ATGTTGTTCAGGCTTATCGTCACGGCTCTGCTGGGCAGCTTCCTCCTGAGCCAGCCGGCCACGGCACAGGATCGCCGCTATGTCGACGACACCCGCAGCGTACCGTTGCGCTCCGACGCCTTCGCGGAAGCCTCACCGATACGCGCCGGGGTGCCGAGTGGCTCGGCCGTCACACTGCTCTCGGAACGCGCGGAAACCGGCTGGGCGCTGGTGCGGACCGAAGACGGCACCGAGGGCTGGATTCCGACCCGCTATCTCAAACGGGAAGCCGGACCGCGCTACCAGATCATCAACGCCTTGCGTCAGCTCGGGCAGCCCGACGACGGCAGCGTAGCGCTCTCGGCTGCGATCGAGCAGGCACGCAAACAGCTCGACGAAACGGTGACTGCACGCGATGCACTGCTTGCCGAGCTGGCCGAGCTGAAGAAGGTGTCCGGTTCTGCCCAGCAACTCGATGCAAGCAATCGGGAAATGGGGCGCCAGCTCGAGGAAATGAAGAACCGTATCGGCGTACTGGAAGCGGAAAACCAGCGCCTGCACGACGATGCATGGCAGAAGTGGTTCATCAACGGTGTGTGGGCGACGGGCATCGGTGGCGTACTGACGCTGTTGCTGCCGCGACTTGTCCCACAACGGCGTCGCCGTTCGGAATGGACTTGA
- a CDS encoding DUF3014 domain-containing protein — protein MHVQDTDRTAPAAGGARRQRRSIVLALLVGALLAATVLVLGDLWLRNPLPERSTSVASGDVMQAPAAPSAAITPAPATQPTADIDQTGPAAAPLPALADSDDEVRGTLTELLPVTLHPSLAPSSLVARAASLLDSFAHGRVVRDKLPLPTVPGKTVAIERGGRLFLDPANHARYDTLVSALESIDAKALAHWYLRYEPLLQQACTELGNGDIRARTLLLGGIDTMLGAPIAPPQIALVQPAVFYKFADPALESLPDSQKLLLRIGPHNREIVTAWLVGFANQLR, from the coding sequence ATGCACGTCCAGGACACGGACCGTACCGCGCCTGCGGCCGGCGGCGCACGACGACAGCGTCGATCGATCGTACTCGCATTGCTGGTGGGTGCGCTGCTCGCAGCCACCGTGCTGGTGCTCGGCGATCTGTGGCTGCGCAACCCGCTCCCCGAGCGCTCGACCTCCGTTGCTTCTGGCGATGTGATGCAGGCTCCTGCCGCGCCGTCCGCGGCCATCACTCCTGCCCCTGCCACACAGCCCACGGCAGACATCGACCAGACGGGCCCCGCCGCGGCCCCGCTACCTGCGCTGGCAGACAGTGACGACGAGGTGCGAGGCACACTCACCGAACTGCTGCCGGTCACCCTGCATCCCAGCCTCGCACCATCGAGTCTGGTGGCGCGGGCCGCTTCGCTGCTCGACAGCTTTGCGCATGGCCGCGTGGTGCGCGACAAACTGCCGCTGCCGACGGTGCCCGGCAAGACCGTGGCGATCGAGCGCGGTGGACGGCTCTTTCTCGATCCAGCGAACCACGCACGTTACGACACGCTCGTCTCGGCACTGGAGTCGATCGACGCGAAAGCCCTGGCACATTGGTATCTGCGCTACGAACCGCTGTTGCAACAGGCCTGTACCGAACTCGGCAACGGCGACATCCGGGCACGCACGCTCTTGCTGGGAGGCATCGACACCATGCTGGGTGCGCCGATCGCACCGCCACAGATCGCGCTGGTGCAACCTGCGGTTTTCTACAAGTTTGCCGATCCGGCACTGGAGTCACTGCCGGACAGCCAGAAACTGCTGCTGCGCATCGGTCCGCACAATCGCGAGATCGTCACGGCATGGCTCGTGGGCTTCGCGAACCAGCTGCGCTGA
- a CDS encoding PHP domain-containing protein → MLVDLHTHTNASDGELTARELLALQAEAGVGLVAITDHDTLDGWERAQGLPAVQAQMLRLLPGIEFSVEAGRREVHVLGLGFDPDHPVLRQAVCRQQLRRRERAERIADRLEYLGVGGALAGAEAAAGGAGIGRPHFAHFLVASGRVRSVDEAFRRYLGRGKPAACRVEWPPLHEVLEWIRAAGGSTVLAHPHAYRLSRGGLRALVAEFRAAGGDALEVAMPGLAAGELEVLARVTREAQLRASAGSDFHRRAGWNHPARIPPLPPGLDALWEQWV, encoded by the coding sequence ATGCTGGTCGATCTGCATACCCACACCAACGCTTCTGACGGTGAACTCACCGCGCGTGAACTGCTTGCGCTGCAGGCTGAGGCAGGCGTGGGGCTGGTCGCGATAACGGACCATGACACGCTCGATGGCTGGGAGCGGGCGCAGGGGCTGCCGGCCGTACAGGCACAGATGCTGCGCCTGCTGCCGGGCATCGAGTTCTCGGTCGAGGCCGGGCGTCGTGAGGTACACGTGCTCGGGCTGGGCTTCGATCCGGACCATCCGGTACTGCGCCAGGCGGTGTGCAGGCAGCAGTTGCGGCGCCGCGAACGCGCAGAACGCATCGCCGATCGCCTCGAATATCTGGGCGTCGGCGGGGCGCTGGCAGGGGCTGAGGCTGCCGCCGGCGGAGCGGGGATCGGCAGGCCGCATTTCGCACATTTCCTCGTCGCCAGCGGTCGGGTGCGCAGTGTCGACGAGGCGTTCCGGCGTTACCTCGGGAGGGGGAAGCCCGCAGCCTGCCGTGTCGAGTGGCCGCCGCTGCACGAGGTGCTCGAGTGGATCCGGGCTGCGGGCGGAAGTACGGTACTCGCCCATCCGCATGCGTACCGGCTGAGCCGCGGCGGCTTGCGTGCGCTGGTGGCGGAATTTCGTGCTGCCGGAGGTGATGCGCTCGAGGTTGCGATGCCGGGGTTGGCAGCCGGTGAACTCGAGGTGCTCGCTCGCGTGACGCGCGAGGCGCAGTTGCGCGCCTCTGCGGGCAGCGATTTCCATCGTCGCGCGGGCTGGAACCATCCGGCACGGATTCCGCCACTGCCGCCGGGGCTCGATGCACTCTGGGAGCAATGGGTTTGA
- a CDS encoding phosphoadenosine phosphosulfate reductase family protein — protein MPAQDIVRWALGLGLRPFMTTSFGPNAALMLDLVSSADPTVPVVWVDTGYNLRDTYVVAEKLMKLLPLNLQVYTPRMSAERWNALYGGIPQLDEVDLHEQFTRNIKLEPFERALQELQPELWLTGIRRDETDFRRSLDIVSWDERRGILRVAPIFEWSEEDVARHVESRALPSCRHYFDPTKVLDHRECGLHTGL, from the coding sequence ATGCCGGCACAGGATATCGTGCGCTGGGCGCTGGGGCTCGGTTTGCGGCCGTTCATGACCACGAGCTTCGGTCCGAATGCAGCGCTGATGCTGGATCTGGTCAGCAGTGCGGATCCGACGGTGCCGGTGGTCTGGGTCGACACCGGCTACAACCTGCGTGATACCTATGTGGTGGCCGAGAAGCTGATGAAGCTGTTGCCGCTCAACCTGCAGGTGTACACGCCCCGCATGAGCGCCGAGCGTTGGAACGCGCTGTACGGTGGCATTCCGCAGCTCGATGAGGTCGATCTGCACGAGCAGTTCACGCGCAACATCAAGCTCGAACCCTTCGAGCGTGCACTGCAGGAACTGCAGCCCGAGTTGTGGCTGACCGGTATCCGGCGTGACGAAACCGACTTCCGGCGTTCGCTCGACATCGTATCCTGGGATGAGCGGCGCGGCATCCTGCGCGTCGCACCGATCTTCGAGTGGAGCGAGGAAGACGTGGCACGCCATGTCGAGAGCCGCGCGCTACCGTCGTGCCGGCATTACTTCGATCCCACCAAGGTCCTCGACCACCGCGAGTGCGGCCTGCACACGGGACTCTGA
- a CDS encoding AarF/ABC1/UbiB kinase family protein, with product MTERERTTLTRIRTGSFERRLSLTRSTLLAGTRYMAQSATSLLLPRALRAERRRAALGEQARFLVEELGKLKGSVVKIGQMLALYGEHFLPEEVTAALHSLEDRTVALEWPVIRRELERELGRARLAELDIDPVPIGAASLGQVHLAHPRNGGAALCLKVQYPGVADSIDVDIDAVVGLLQIGRMVSASEEFSAWLEEVRAMLHREVDYTLEAAKTMAFRARLQRDPRFVVPEVIDRYSTAHVLATTFEQGYAVSSADVEALPQSRRNEIGRAFLELFLREIFEWKELQTDPNFGNYRVRPAANARARDRLVLLDFGAVQEYPDEFIMPLQRMIIGAYRGDLDAVREGALALRFIRPEYPPHVQQSFAEVCAGVIEPLVCRPGNVPEEALNAEGQYRWRHSDLPSRVASRATKAAFSPYFRVPPQEFVFLNRKLIGVYTFIAVLGAEFNGADILEKYLD from the coding sequence ATGACAGAGCGCGAAAGGACGACACTGACACGGATCCGCACCGGCAGCTTCGAGCGGCGACTGAGCCTGACGCGCAGCACCCTGCTCGCGGGTACTCGCTACATGGCGCAATCGGCGACCTCGTTGCTGTTGCCGCGAGCGCTGCGGGCCGAGCGCCGGCGCGCAGCGCTCGGCGAGCAGGCCCGCTTCCTGGTCGAGGAACTCGGCAAGCTCAAGGGCAGCGTGGTCAAGATCGGCCAGATGCTCGCGCTCTACGGCGAGCACTTTCTGCCCGAGGAAGTCACGGCAGCGTTGCACTCGCTCGAGGACCGTACCGTTGCGCTCGAATGGCCGGTGATCCGCCGGGAGCTGGAGCGCGAACTCGGGCGTGCCCGGCTGGCGGAGCTGGATATCGATCCGGTGCCGATCGGTGCTGCCTCGCTCGGACAGGTTCATCTGGCGCATCCGCGCAACGGCGGCGCTGCACTGTGCCTGAAGGTGCAGTACCCGGGCGTGGCGGATTCGATCGACGTCGATATCGACGCGGTGGTCGGCCTGTTGCAGATCGGACGTATGGTATCGGCGAGCGAGGAGTTCAGCGCATGGCTCGAAGAGGTGCGCGCGATGCTCCATCGCGAGGTCGACTACACGCTGGAGGCAGCCAAGACGATGGCGTTCCGTGCCCGCCTGCAGCGTGACCCGCGTTTCGTCGTTCCCGAGGTGATCGATCGCTACTCGACGGCGCACGTGCTGGCGACCACCTTCGAGCAGGGCTATGCGGTGAGCAGCGCCGATGTCGAGGCCTTGCCGCAGTCGCGCCGCAACGAGATCGGACGGGCGTTCCTCGAGCTGTTCCTGCGCGAAATCTTCGAGTGGAAGGAGCTGCAGACCGATCCGAATTTCGGCAATTACCGCGTCCGCCCGGCAGCGAACGCGCGTGCGCGCGACCGGCTGGTATTGCTCGACTTCGGTGCCGTGCAGGAGTATCCGGACGAATTCATCATGCCGTTGCAACGGATGATCATCGGCGCCTACCGCGGTGATCTCGATGCCGTGCGGGAAGGGGCGCTGGCGTTGCGCTTCATCCGCCCGGAGTATCCGCCGCATGTGCAGCAGTCTTTCGCCGAGGTGTGCGCAGGAGTGATCGAGCCGCTGGTGTGCCGTCCGGGAAATGTTCCCGAAGAGGCGCTGAATGCCGAAGGACAGTATCGCTGGCGCCACAGCGACCTGCCGTCGCGAGTCGCCTCGCGTGCGACGAAGGCTGCCTTCAGCCCGTATTTCCGTGTCCCGCCGCAGGAATTCGTGTTCCTCAATCGCAAGCTGATCGGGGTCTATACGTTCATCGCAGTGCTCGGTGCCGAGTTCAACGGGGCCGATATCCTCGAGAAGTATCTCGATTGA
- the cmoA gene encoding carboxy-S-adenosyl-L-methionine synthase CmoA, giving the protein MPDRPASNVPSARDAVYAEQRERIDAFRFDAAVADVFADMIARSVPGYALTLQMIAVVASRFARSGTHCYDLGCSLGASTLAIRHHVPHDCVVIGVDNSPPMVERARAIAAADRAAAAIEIRCEDVCAVALRNASLVTLNFTLQFVPPPARPLLLARIATALHSGGCLMLSEKIAFDDPAEQELLGALHHDFKQLQGYSALEIAQKRAALENVLIPETLAAHRERLLDAGFRRVTLWLQCLNFVSLLAEK; this is encoded by the coding sequence ATGCCCGATCGTCCTGCCAGCAATGTGCCGTCGGCGCGTGACGCGGTGTACGCCGAGCAGCGCGAGCGTATCGATGCGTTCCGCTTCGACGCAGCAGTCGCCGACGTATTCGCCGACATGATCGCCCGTTCCGTGCCTGGCTACGCCCTCACGCTGCAGATGATCGCCGTGGTCGCCAGCCGCTTCGCCCGATCCGGGACCCATTGCTACGATCTCGGCTGTTCGCTCGGGGCATCCACGCTGGCTATCCGCCATCACGTCCCGCACGACTGCGTGGTGATCGGAGTCGACAATTCGCCACCGATGGTCGAGCGTGCACGAGCGATCGCCGCCGCTGATCGCGCAGCCGCGGCCATCGAGATCCGCTGCGAAGACGTGTGTGCAGTCGCCCTGCGCAATGCATCGCTGGTCACACTGAACTTCACGCTGCAGTTCGTGCCTCCGCCGGCTCGCCCGCTGCTGCTCGCGCGAATCGCCACGGCACTGCATTCCGGTGGCTGCCTGATGCTGTCGGAGAAGATCGCCTTCGACGACCCGGCCGAGCAGGAACTGCTCGGCGCGCTGCACCACGATTTCAAGCAGTTGCAGGGTTACAGCGCACTCGAAATCGCGCAAAAGCGTGCAGCACTGGAAAACGTGTTGATTCCGGAAACGCTTGCCGCTCACCGCGAGCGCCTGCTGGATGCAGGATTTCGCCGCGTCACGCTCTGGCTGCAGTGCCTGAACTTCGTGTCGCTGCTCGCCGAAAAATGA
- a CDS encoding pyridoxine 5'-phosphate synthase translates to MSVALSINLNKIALIRNSRVGDYPSVTEHAALCIAAGADGITVHPRPDQRHIRASDVPALAAMVRVELNVEGNPFAGPATSHRPDVADYPGFMPLVCAVRPVQCTLVPDADTQLTSDHGFDLRRDGERLRPLIAQLRALGIRVSLFMDPDPDQIRLAAACGADRVELYTGPYAAAFAAGAERTMILRPHAEAAQVAHDLGLGVNAGHDLSLHNLRPYAEAVPGLLEVSIGHAFTVDALRMGMSAAVVAYQRCLGKTA, encoded by the coding sequence ATGAGCGTTGCGCTCTCGATCAACCTGAACAAGATCGCGCTGATCCGCAATTCGCGCGTCGGCGACTACCCGAGCGTGACCGAACACGCAGCGCTGTGCATCGCGGCTGGCGCCGACGGCATCACCGTGCATCCACGCCCGGACCAGCGCCACATCCGTGCCAGCGACGTACCCGCGCTGGCAGCCATGGTTCGCGTGGAACTCAACGTCGAGGGCAATCCCTTCGCAGGTCCCGCAACCAGCCATCGCCCGGACGTGGCCGATTACCCCGGCTTCATGCCGCTGGTGTGTGCGGTACGGCCGGTACAGTGCACGCTGGTTCCGGACGCCGATACGCAACTCACCTCGGACCACGGCTTCGACCTGCGAAGGGATGGCGAGCGGTTGCGACCGCTGATCGCGCAACTGCGTGCGCTGGGGATCCGGGTCAGCCTGTTCATGGATCCCGATCCGGATCAGATCCGTCTCGCTGCCGCTTGTGGCGCCGACCGGGTCGAGCTCTACACCGGGCCCTACGCGGCCGCCTTTGCAGCCGGAGCAGAGCGCACGATGATCCTGCGCCCGCACGCCGAGGCAGCGCAGGTTGCCCACGACCTCGGTCTCGGCGTCAATGCCGGCCACGATCTGAGCCTCCACAACCTGCGCCCCTATGCAGAAGCAGTACCCGGGCTGCTGGAGGTCTCGATCGGACATGCCTTCACCGTCGATGCGTTGCGCATGGGCATGAGCGCCGCAGTGGTGGCGTACCAGCGCTGCCTCGGAAAGACGGCCTGA
- a CDS encoding YciI family protein: MLCYAILAEDVPDSLARRLAARPAHLARLQTLRDEGRLLLAGPHPAADCEDPGVAGFSGSLVVARFDDLASAEAWAADDPYVHAGVYATVRVKPFRKVLP, encoded by the coding sequence ATGCTCTGCTACGCCATCCTCGCCGAGGACGTCCCGGATTCACTCGCCAGGCGTCTCGCGGCGCGGCCTGCCCATCTCGCACGGCTGCAGACCCTGCGCGACGAAGGCCGGCTGCTGCTGGCCGGGCCGCATCCGGCGGCAGACTGCGAAGACCCCGGCGTGGCCGGTTTCAGCGGCAGCCTGGTGGTGGCACGCTTCGACGACCTCGCAAGCGCCGAGGCATGGGCTGCAGACGACCCGTACGTGCATGCCGGCGTGTATGCCACCGTCCGTGTCAAGCCGTTCAGGAAAGTTCTACCGTGA
- a CDS encoding peptidylprolyl isomerase → MMKRLLALLAVTYAALLFHPVAARTDASANPRVEIRTNAGSFIVELYPEDAPLTVANFLSHVDSGFYAGTIFHRVIPNFMIQGGGFTAAMEQKPEGELVRNESHNRLHNERGTIAMARTADPDSASAQFFVNVRANLTLDFNYVTREPGYTVFGRVVDGMDVIDGISLVGTHSAGSFDDVPVNPIVIESARRVE, encoded by the coding sequence ATGATGAAACGACTTCTTGCCCTGCTCGCCGTAACCTACGCAGCGCTGCTGTTCCATCCAGTCGCGGCACGCACCGACGCGAGCGCGAATCCGCGCGTCGAGATTCGCACCAACGCCGGCAGCTTCATCGTCGAGCTGTACCCGGAAGACGCTCCACTGACGGTGGCAAACTTTCTCTCGCATGTGGACAGCGGTTTCTACGCAGGAACGATCTTTCACCGCGTGATCCCGAATTTCATGATCCAGGGCGGCGGGTTCACAGCGGCAATGGAGCAGAAGCCGGAGGGCGAACTGGTCCGGAACGAGTCGCACAATCGCCTGCACAACGAGCGCGGCACGATCGCGATGGCACGCACCGCGGACCCCGACAGCGCGTCTGCACAATTTTTCGTGAACGTGCGTGCGAATCTCACTCTCGATTTCAACTATGTCACGCGAGAGCCAGGCTATACGGTATTCGGTCGTGTCGTCGACGGCATGGACGTGATCGACGGGATCTCGCTGGTCGGCACGCACAGCGCGGGGTCATTCGACGACGTGCCGGTGAATCCGATCGTGATCGAATCGGCGCGACGCGTCGAATGA